The Aphis gossypii isolate Hap1 chromosome 3, ASM2018417v2, whole genome shotgun sequence genome includes a region encoding these proteins:
- the LOC114124965 gene encoding deformed epidermal autoregulatory factor 1 homolog codes for MSVIDGGSYTDDQQHQQQLQQQQQQQQQRQHQQQQHRRHQQHHHHHQQQQQQQQRLQAVVVTTADERGGGGGRQRHSENVAEQTDMAETGTRATDVVVVTTADAVKENRNGPPPPSSSSSDVSVSAATYATAAAEHVASSQVQVSSIGQLINVSAAGTFNVITADSLQLSESNDFKPLLCVDNSCLNCDTRTQVDGDTWRTVVRAEDGTFKTAHIVLRPDNSTTNNVHEEETDQGVSSPNTAPCYSYTEAARLPVLPVRCKTTNAELHKKKFGSGCRGKCIKYGNQWYTPSEFEALCGRASSKDWKRSIRFGGRSLQTLIYDGVLLPHAMSCTCAACCDDESATGPVRLFTPYKRIRTKKHSSSHSKKKKIEDGAAISNDEDSCDSSVGISLDNGDIDIKEFKDEEPILLQTGDISQAEIVQSNDSIEDMFKKLENMSSRMIKMVHHFRNSMRVAKYKWSTEKQELLAELKRAKENSIENRNDFDVETISSVAAGLQPSNDDIPDVKKCANCNRDAFAECSLCRRTPYCSTFCQSKDWNNHQVECDNSQGSIMLIVQTQE; via the exons ATGTCGGTGATCGACGGTGGTAGTTACACGGACGACCAACAACACCAGCAACAACttcagcagcagcagcagcagcagcaacagcgACAACATCAACAACAACAGCATCGTCGACATCAAcaacaccaccaccaccatcaacaacaacaacaacaacaacaacggcTGCAAGCAGTAGTGGTTACGACGGCGGACGAACgcggtggcggtggtggcCGGCAGCGTCATTCGGAAAATGTCGCCGAGCAGACGGACATGGCCGAGACCGGTACGAGGGCCACCGACGTCGTAGTCGTCACCACCGCCGACGCGGTGAAAGAAAACCGCAACGGaccaccgccgccgtcgtcgtcgtcgtcggacGTCTCCGTGTCGGCCGCTACGTACGCCACGGCCGCAGCCGAACACGTCGCCTCGTCTCAAGTACAAGTGTCCTCCATCGGGCAGCTCATTAACGTGTCGGCCGCTGGCACGTTCAATGTGATTACTGCTGATTCATTACAG cTTTCGGAATCTAATGATTTCAAACCTCTTTTGTGTGTGGATAACAGTTGTTTGAATTGTGATACACGCACTCAGGTTGATGGTGATACCTGGCGAACAGTAGTTAGAGCTGAA gatgGCACTTTTAAAACTGCTCATATTGTACTTAGACCAGATAATTCGACCACTAATAATGTTCACGAAGAAGAGACTGATCAAGGAGTATCATCTCCAAATACAGCACCTTGCTATTCATATACTGAAGCTGCCAGATTGCCAGTATTACCAGTCCGGTGCAAA ACTACTAATGCAGAACtacataagaaaaaatttgGTTCTGGCTGTCGAGGCAAGTGTATTAAGTATGGAAACCAATGGTACACACCCAGTGAGTTTGAAGCCCTTTGTGGCAGGGCTTCTAGTAAAGACTGGAAAAGAAGTATACGGTTTGGTGGCCGTAGTTtgcaaacattaatatatgatGGAGTTTTACTACCACATGCTATGAGTTGTACATGTGCAGCTTGTTGTGATGATGAATCTGCT ACTGGTCCTGTGCGACTGTTTACACCATACAAAAGAATACGTACAAAAAAACATTCTTCTAGTCAttcgaaaaagaaaaaaattgaagatgGTGCTGCTATTAGTAACGATGAAGATAGTTGTGATAGCAGTGTAGGTATATCATTAGACAATGgtgatatagatattaaagaatttaaagatGAAGAACCCATACTTCTACAGACAGGCGATATTTCTCAAGCTGAAATTGTACAATCAAACGATTCAATAGAAgatatgtttaaaaagttaGAAAAT ATGTCTTCGAGAATGATAAAAATGGTTCACCATTTTCGTAACTCTATGCGTGTTGCCAAGTACAAATGGAGTACAGAAAAACAGGAGTTGTTAGCGGAACTTAAGAGAGCTAAAGAAAATTCTATagaaaatag AAATGATTTTGACGTGGAGACAATTTCAAGTGTGGCAGCAGGATTACAGCCTAGTAATGATGATATACCAGATGTTaaaaag TGTGCCAATTGCAATAGAGATGCATTTGCCGAGTGCTCATTGTGTCGACGCACACCATATTGCTCTACATTTTGTCAAAGTAAAGACTGGAACAATCATCAAGTGGAGTGTGACAATTCACAAGGGAGCATTATGCTCATTGTTCAAACTCAAGAATGA